One stretch of Tenrec ecaudatus isolate mTenEca1 chromosome 18, mTenEca1.hap1, whole genome shotgun sequence DNA includes these proteins:
- the LOC142431383 gene encoding large ribosomal subunit protein eL24-like, with translation MKVELCSFSGYKIYPGHGRRYARTDGKVFQFLNAKCESAFLSKRNPRQINCTVLYRRKHKKGQSEEIQKKRTRRAVKFQRAITGASLADIMAKRNQKPEVRKAQREQAIRAAKEAKKAKQASKKTAMAATKAPTKAAPKQKIVKPVKVSAPRVGGKR, from the coding sequence ATGAAGGTCGAGCTGTGCAGCTTCAGCGGCTACAAGATTTACCCCGGGCACGGGCGGCGCTACGCCAGGACCGACGGAAAGGTTTTCCAGTTCCTGAATGCAAAATGCGAGTCGGCATTCCTTTCCAAGAGGAACCCTCGGCAGATCAACTGTACTGTCCTGTACAGGAGGAAGCACAAGAAGGGGCAGTCGgaagaaattcaaaagaaaagaacTCGCCGTGCAGTCAAATTCCAGAGGGCCATCACTGGTGCGTCTCTTGCTGATATCATGGCCAAGAGGAATCAGAAGCCTGAGGTTAGAAAGGCCCAGCGAGAACAGGCCATCAGAGCTGCCAAGGAAGCAAAAAAGGCAAAGCAAGCTTCTAAAAAGACAGCAATGGCTGCTACTAAGGCCCCCACCAAGGCGGCACCTAAGCAAAAGATTGTGAAGCCCGTGAAAGTGTCCGCTCCCCGGGTTGGTGGAAAACGCTAA